The following coding sequences are from one Lolium rigidum isolate FL_2022 chromosome 6, APGP_CSIRO_Lrig_0.1, whole genome shotgun sequence window:
- the LOC124659069 gene encoding probable calcium-binding protein CML16, with the protein MSSNGQKQMQKPQAPPASLSAGHDAEIKKVFSRFDADGDGRISPSELAAVSHAITPPPSESAGGREVGAMMEELDADRDGYVDLGEFAAFHGRAGRDLDAELRDAFDVYDINGDGRISVAELSKVLGRIGEGCSTEECERMVASVDVDGDGCVGFEEFKKMMSTDGAAAQPEAGVPNGKTKKE; encoded by the coding sequence ATGTCGAGCAACGGCCAGAAGCAGATGCAGAAGCCACAGGCACCACCGGCGTCTCTATCCGCGGGACACGACGCGGAGATCAAGAAGGTGTTCTCCCGCTTCGACGCGGACGGCGACGGCCGGATCTCCCCGTCCGAGCTCGCCGCGGTGTCCCACGCCatcacgccgccgccgagcgagtcCGCGGGAGGCCGGGAGGTGGGCGCGATGATGGAGGAGCTGGACGCCGACCGCGACGGGTACGTCGACCTGGGCGAGTTCGCCGCCTTCCACGGCCGCGCCGGGCGCGACCTGGATGCCGAGCTGCGCGACGCCTTCGACGTCTACGACATCAACGGCGACGGCCGCATCTCCGTGGCGGAGCTCAGCAAGGTGCTCGGGCGGATCGGCGAGGGGTGCAGCACCGAGGAGTGCGAGCGGATGGTTGCTTCCGTGGATGTGGATGGTGATGGATGCGTCGGGTTCGAGGAGTTCAAGAAGATGATGTCAAccgacggcgccgccgcccaGCCCGAAGCCGGCGTCCCTAATGGCAAGACCAAGAAGGAGTGA